Proteins co-encoded in one Prevotella sp. E13-27 genomic window:
- the rpsU gene encoding 30S ribosomal protein S21 — MIIVPVKEGENIEKALKKFKRKFEKTGVVKELRRRQQFDKPSVLKRLKMEHAVYVQKLRTVEE; from the coding sequence ATGATTATTGTACCTGTAAAAGAAGGTGAGAACATCGAGAAGGCTCTCAAGAAGTTTAAGAGAAAGTTTGAAAAGACTGGCGTTGTGAAGGAACTCCGTCGCCGTCAGCAGTTCGACAAGCCCTCTGTACTGAAGCGCCTGAAGATGGAACACGCTGTTTACGTACAGAAGCTCCGTACCGTCGAAGAGTAA
- the rplK gene encoding 50S ribosomal protein L11: MAKEVAGLIKLQIKGGAANPSPPVGPALGSKGINIMGFCKEFNARTQDKAGKILPVVITYYADKSFDFVIKTPPAAVQLIEAAKVKGGSAEPNRKKVASVTWDQIRAIAEDKLADLNCFTIESAMKQIAGTARSMGITVQGEFPGK, translated from the coding sequence ATGGCTAAAGAAGTTGCTGGATTAATCAAATTACAGATTAAAGGTGGCGCTGCGAATCCCTCGCCTCCCGTAGGACCTGCTCTGGGTTCAAAGGGTATTAACATCATGGGATTCTGCAAAGAGTTCAACGCCAGAACCCAGGATAAGGCAGGTAAGATTCTTCCTGTTGTTATCACTTACTATGCCGACAAGTCGTTTGATTTCGTAATCAAGACTCCTCCCGCAGCAGTTCAGCTTATTGAGGCTGCAAAGGTGAAGGGTGGTTCCGCTGAGCCTAATCGTAAGAAGGTTGCAAGCGTAACATGGGATCAGATTCGTGCTATCGCTGAAGATAAGCTCGCTGACCTGAACTGCTTCACTATCGAGTCTGCTATGAAACAGATTGCTGGTACGGCACGTAGCATGGGTATCACTGTACAAGGGGAGTTCCCTGGTAAATAA
- the rpoB gene encoding DNA-directed RNA polymerase subunit beta — MASKVIDNRVNFGSVKNPMPLPDFLDVQLKSFKDFLQLDTPPEERKNDGLYKVFAENFPITDTRNSFVLEFLDYYIDPPRYTIDECLERGLTYSVPLKAKLKLYCTDPDHVDFPTVIQDVFLGPIPYMTANGTFVINGAERVVVSQLHRSPGVFFGQNVHANGSLLYSARIIPFKGSWIEFATDINNVMYAYIDRKKKLPVTTLLRAIGFENDKDILQIFDLAEEVKVNKTALKKVVGCRLAARVLKSWNEDFVDEDTGEVVSIERNEVIMDRETEITEDNLLDILESGAQTILVHKDEAVAQDYSIIFNTLAKDPSNSEKEAVLYIYRQLRNADPADDASAREVIQNLFFSDKRYDLGDVGRYRINKKLGLNTDMDVRVLTKEDIIEIIKYLIQLINSKAAVDDIDHLSNRRVRTVGEQLSNQFAIGLARMNRTIRERMNVRDNEVFTPTDLINAKTISSVINSFFGTNPLSQFMDQTNPLAEVTHKRRLSALGPGGLSRERAGFEVRDVHYTHYGRLCPIESPEGPNIGLISSLCVYAKINELGFIQTPYRKVENGVANLTDEGIVYLTAEEEEGHIIGQGNAPLNDDGTFIRKVVKCRQDADFPVVPPTDVDLMDVSPQQIASIAASLIPFLEHDDAHRALMGSNMMRQAVPLLHNEAPIVGTGIEKQVCEDSRTMVTAEGDGVVEYVDATTIRILYDRTEDEEFVSFEPALKEYRISKFRRTNQNMTIDLRPICNKGQRVKKGDILTEGYATENGELALGRNLLVAYMPWKGYNYEDAIVLNERIVREDILTSVHVDEYSLDVRETKRGVEEFTADIPNVSEEATKDLDDNGIIRVGARVEPGDILIGKISPKGESDPSPEEKLLRAIFGDKAGDVKDSSLKANPSLSGVIIDKKLFARAIKTRQTKMQDKQILAKIDEEYEAKVEDLKDILIDKLMTLTKGKTSMGVKDYTGAEIISKGSKFTVTALRNLEYGDIQTNKWTNDDHKNQLIAQLIINYMKKYKLLDAEMKRRKFAITIGDELPSGILQMAKVYVAKKRKIGVGDKLAGRHGNKGIVSKVVRQEDMPFLEDGRPVDLVLNPLGVPSRMNLGQIFEAILGAAGKRLGVKFATPIFDGAKLEDLAEWTDKAGLPHLCSTHLYDGETGERFDQPATVGITYFLKLGHMVEDKMHARSIGPYSLITQQPLGGKAQFGGQRFGEMEVWALEAFGASHVLQEILTIKSDDTVGRSKAYEAIVKGDPMPTPGIPESLNVLLHELRGLGLSVTLD; from the coding sequence ATGGCTTCAAAAGTAATAGACAACAGAGTAAACTTTGGCAGCGTCAAGAATCCGATGCCGTTACCGGACTTTCTCGATGTGCAACTAAAGTCATTTAAAGACTTTCTGCAGTTAGACACTCCGCCTGAGGAACGCAAGAACGACGGTCTGTATAAGGTGTTCGCAGAGAACTTCCCTATCACAGACACTCGCAACAGTTTTGTTCTTGAGTTCTTGGATTACTATATTGACCCACCTCGCTATACCATCGACGAATGCTTGGAGCGTGGACTGACATATAGCGTACCCTTGAAGGCTAAGCTGAAACTGTATTGCACAGATCCGGACCACGTAGATTTCCCCACCGTTATTCAGGATGTGTTCCTCGGTCCTATTCCTTATATGACTGCCAATGGCACATTCGTAATCAACGGTGCTGAGCGCGTTGTCGTTTCTCAGTTGCACCGTTCACCTGGTGTCTTCTTCGGTCAGAACGTTCATGCCAACGGATCGCTGCTTTATTCAGCACGTATCATTCCGTTCAAGGGCTCATGGATTGAGTTCGCTACCGATATAAACAACGTGATGTATGCTTATATCGACCGTAAGAAGAAGTTGCCTGTTACTACTCTGCTTCGTGCCATCGGTTTCGAAAATGATAAGGACATCCTTCAGATTTTCGACCTGGCAGAGGAAGTTAAGGTTAACAAGACCGCTTTGAAGAAGGTTGTTGGCTGTCGTCTGGCTGCACGTGTTCTGAAGAGCTGGAACGAGGACTTCGTTGATGAGGATACAGGTGAAGTAGTATCTATCGAGCGTAATGAGGTCATCATGGACCGTGAGACAGAGATTACCGAAGATAACCTCCTCGATATTCTCGAGAGCGGCGCTCAGACCATCCTCGTACATAAGGACGAGGCTGTGGCTCAGGACTACAGCATTATCTTCAACACACTTGCCAAAGACCCAAGTAACTCCGAGAAGGAGGCTGTGCTCTACATCTATCGCCAGCTGCGTAATGCTGACCCTGCTGATGACGCCAGCGCACGTGAGGTTATCCAAAACCTGTTCTTCTCTGACAAGCGTTACGACCTTGGCGATGTAGGCCGTTACAGAATCAACAAGAAGTTGGGACTTAACACCGACATGGATGTTCGCGTCCTGACTAAAGAAGATATTATTGAGATTATTAAGTATCTCATCCAGCTGATCAACTCTAAGGCTGCTGTCGACGATATTGACCACCTGTCAAACCGTCGCGTACGCACCGTCGGTGAGCAGCTGTCAAATCAGTTCGCGATAGGTCTGGCTCGAATGAACCGTACCATTCGTGAGCGCATGAACGTTCGCGACAACGAGGTGTTCACTCCTACAGACCTGATTAACGCAAAAACTATCTCAAGCGTTATCAACTCGTTCTTTGGAACAAACCCACTGTCGCAGTTCATGGACCAGACCAACCCACTGGCTGAGGTGACACACAAGCGTCGTCTCTCTGCACTGGGTCCTGGCGGTCTGTCACGTGAGCGTGCCGGCTTCGAGGTGCGTGACGTGCACTATACACACTATGGTCGTCTGTGTCCTATTGAGAGCCCTGAAGGACCAAACATCGGTCTTATCTCTTCTCTCTGTGTGTATGCTAAGATCAATGAGCTCGGCTTCATCCAGACTCCTTACCGTAAGGTTGAGAACGGCGTTGCTAACCTCACCGACGAGGGTATCGTTTACCTCACAGCCGAGGAGGAGGAAGGTCACATTATCGGTCAGGGTAATGCACCTCTGAACGACGATGGCACATTCATCCGCAAGGTCGTTAAGTGCCGTCAGGATGCCGACTTCCCCGTTGTTCCTCCAACAGACGTTGACCTCATGGATGTTTCACCACAGCAGATCGCGTCTATCGCTGCATCGCTCATCCCATTCCTTGAGCATGACGATGCTCACCGCGCACTGATGGGATCTAACATGATGCGTCAGGCTGTGCCTCTGCTCCACAACGAAGCGCCTATCGTAGGTACTGGTATTGAGAAGCAGGTTTGTGAGGACTCTCGTACAATGGTTACTGCCGAGGGTGATGGCGTTGTAGAGTATGTTGACGCTACAACAATCCGTATCCTCTATGACCGCACCGAGGATGAGGAGTTCGTAAGCTTCGAGCCAGCTCTGAAGGAATATCGTATTTCTAAGTTCCGTCGTACGAACCAGAACATGACCATCGACCTGCGTCCTATCTGTAACAAGGGTCAGCGTGTGAAGAAGGGTGACATCCTCACTGAGGGTTATGCTACCGAGAATGGTGAGCTTGCTCTTGGACGTAACCTCCTCGTGGCTTACATGCCTTGGAAGGGTTACAACTATGAGGATGCTATCGTGCTCAACGAGCGTATCGTTCGTGAAGATATCCTTACTTCTGTACACGTTGATGAGTACTCTCTCGATGTTCGTGAGACAAAGCGTGGCGTTGAGGAGTTCACAGCCGATATTCCAAACGTAAGCGAAGAGGCTACAAAGGATCTTGATGATAACGGTATCATCCGTGTTGGTGCTCGCGTAGAGCCAGGTGATATCCTCATCGGTAAGATCTCACCAAAGGGCGAGAGCGATCCTTCACCAGAAGAGAAGCTGCTCCGTGCCATCTTCGGTGATAAGGCAGGCGATGTGAAGGATTCTTCACTGAAGGCTAACCCATCACTGTCAGGTGTTATCATCGACAAGAAACTCTTTGCACGTGCCATCAAGACTCGTCAGACCAAGATGCAGGACAAGCAGATTCTGGCTAAGATTGACGAGGAGTACGAGGCAAAGGTTGAGGACTTGAAGGATATCCTTATCGATAAGCTGATGACTCTCACAAAGGGCAAGACCTCTATGGGTGTCAAGGACTACACTGGCGCTGAGATTATCTCTAAGGGCTCTAAGTTCACAGTAACAGCACTGCGTAACCTTGAGTATGGCGATATCCAGACCAACAAGTGGACTAATGATGACCATAAGAACCAGCTCATTGCTCAGCTCATCATTAACTACATGAAGAAGTACAAGCTGCTCGATGCAGAGATGAAGCGTAGGAAGTTCGCCATCACCATAGGCGATGAGCTGCCTTCAGGCATCCTGCAGATGGCTAAGGTATATGTTGCCAAGAAGCGTAAGATCGGTGTGGGTGATAAGCTCGCAGGTCGTCACGGTAACAAGGGTATCGTCTCTAAGGTTGTACGTCAGGAGGATATGCCATTCCTCGAGGATGGTCGTCCTGTTGACTTGGTACTGAACCCACTGGGTGTGCCTTCTCGTATGAACCTGGGTCAGATATTCGAGGCTATCCTCGGTGCAGCAGGTAAGCGTCTGGGCGTTAAGTTCGCTACTCCTATCTTCGACGGTGCTAAGCTCGAAGACCTCGCAGAGTGGACTGACAAGGCAGGTCTGCCACACCTCTGCTCTACTCACCTCTATGATGGTGAGACAGGTGAGCGCTTCGACCAGCCTGCTACAGTAGGTATCACATACTTCTTGAAGCTCGGTCACATGGTTGAGGACAAGATGCACGCTCGTTCTATCGGTCCGTACAGTCTCATCACTCAGCAGCCTCTCGGCGGTAAAGCACAGTTCGGTGGTCAGCGTTTCGGTGAGATGGAGGTATGGGCACTGGAGGCCTTTGGTGCCAGCCACGTGCTTCAGGAAATCCTCACCATCAAGTCTGATGATACTGTCGGACGTTCTAAAGCCTACGAGGCCATCGTTAAGGGCGATCCAATGCCAACACCTGGTATTCCTGAGTCGCTCAACGTGCTCCTTCACGAGCTCCGTGGTCTTGGCTTGAGCGTAACCCTCGATTAA
- a CDS encoding metallophosphoesterase: MAIIIFMFLPVLGIAYVSWHIWCLLPLPTSFRVFAICCVIVSFGLLFLNFNRVTDRMPMWLARWNYDIGTSSLFILLYLVIIFLVLDLGRLIHVIPRQALYNNVYTSIIITIAMFVTFLWGNIRYQNKQRVELTLKTEKHLEKPLKLLMVSDLHIGYHNPRKELKRWVDMFNAEHPDIVLIAGDIIDMSMRPLEEENMAEELRRIEAPVYACLGNHEFYSNKPEAKKFIEESGIHLLIDSTVTVGDITIIGRDDRTNMRRRPLDELTSNADMNHYSILLDHQPYHLEKAERAGIDFQFSGHTHYGQVWPISWITNYVYECAYGEHQRGNTHYYVSSGLGIWGGKFRIGTQSEYVVATLTSKE, from the coding sequence ATGGCTATAATCATATTTATGTTTCTGCCCGTGCTGGGCATCGCTTATGTCAGCTGGCACATCTGGTGTCTGCTGCCATTGCCTACATCGTTCCGTGTGTTCGCTATATGCTGCGTCATCGTTTCGTTCGGACTTCTCTTCCTGAACTTCAATCGCGTAACAGACCGCATGCCGATGTGGCTTGCCCGATGGAACTACGACATTGGGACATCGTCGCTGTTCATACTGCTTTATCTCGTCATCATATTCCTAGTTCTTGACTTAGGCAGGCTGATACACGTCATTCCTCGTCAGGCACTATACAATAACGTATATACGAGCATCATCATTACGATTGCGATGTTCGTCACATTCCTATGGGGCAACATACGCTATCAGAACAAGCAGCGGGTAGAGCTGACGCTGAAGACAGAGAAACACCTGGAGAAACCATTGAAACTACTGATGGTCAGCGACTTGCACATAGGATACCACAACCCACGAAAGGAGCTGAAGCGCTGGGTTGATATGTTCAACGCCGAGCATCCTGACATAGTCCTTATAGCAGGCGACATAATAGACATGAGCATGCGTCCGCTTGAGGAAGAGAACATGGCCGAAGAGCTGCGACGTATAGAGGCACCCGTCTATGCATGTCTGGGCAACCACGAGTTCTACAGCAACAAGCCGGAAGCGAAGAAGTTTATAGAAGAGTCTGGCATTCACTTACTTATAGACTCTACAGTAACAGTAGGCGACATCACCATCATTGGGCGCGACGATCGCACGAATATGCGTCGTCGTCCACTCGACGAGCTCACCAGCAATGCCGACATGAACCACTACTCCATCCTACTCGACCATCAGCCCTACCACCTCGAGAAAGCGGAACGCGCAGGCATAGACTTCCAGTTCAGCGGACACACTCATTACGGACAGGTTTGGCCCATATCATGGATCACCAACTACGTATATGAATGTGCCTATGGCGAACATCAGCGTGGCAACACCCACTATTACGTCAGCTCAGGTCTCGGCATCTGGGGAGGCAAGTTCCGCATAGGCACCCAGTCGGAATACGTCGTCGCCACTCTGACCTCAAAAGAGTGA
- the rplA gene encoding 50S ribosomal protein L1 produces the protein MSKLTKNQKLVADKVEAGKAYTLKEAAALVKEITTTKFAASVDVDVRLGVDPRKANQMVRGVVSLPNGTGKVTRVLALCTPDQEAAAKEAGADYVGLDEYIEKIKGGWTDVDVIITMPSCMGKLGPLGRVLGPRGLMPNPKSGTVTMDVAKAVKEVKQGKIDFKVDKTGIVHTSIGKVTFTADQIFENAKEFIQTIIKLKPAAAKGTYIKSIFLSSTMSKGIKIDPKSVE, from the coding sequence ATGAGTAAACTGACAAAAAATCAAAAGTTGGTAGCTGATAAGGTTGAAGCAGGGAAAGCCTACACATTGAAAGAAGCAGCCGCTCTTGTGAAAGAGATTACGACTACAAAGTTTGCTGCTTCAGTTGATGTAGATGTACGTCTGGGCGTAGATCCACGTAAGGCTAACCAGATGGTGCGCGGCGTTGTTTCGCTGCCCAATGGTACTGGTAAGGTAACACGTGTGCTCGCTCTCTGTACTCCCGATCAGGAGGCTGCTGCCAAGGAAGCCGGTGCCGACTATGTTGGTCTCGATGAATACATTGAGAAAATCAAAGGTGGTTGGACCGATGTTGATGTTATCATTACGATGCCCTCTTGCATGGGTAAGCTTGGTCCCTTGGGTCGTGTACTCGGTCCTCGTGGCTTGATGCCAAACCCAAAGAGCGGTACTGTTACGATGGATGTTGCAAAGGCTGTTAAGGAAGTGAAGCAGGGTAAGATTGACTTCAAGGTTGACAAGACGGGTATCGTTCACACGTCAATCGGTAAGGTTACCTTCACTGCTGACCAGATCTTTGAGAATGCTAAGGAGTTCATCCAGACCATTATCAAACTGAAGCCCGCTGCAGCTAAGGGTACTTACATTAAGAGTATCTTCTTGTCAAGCACTATGAGTAAGGGTATCAAGATAGATCCTAAATCAGTTGAATAA
- the nusG gene encoding transcription termination/antitermination protein NusG codes for MAETGMKWYVLKAVSGKEAKVKEYLEALMKNDKVLADHVGQVLLPTEKYAQLRNGKRVVKEKLFLPGYVLVEAQLDGEITHTLRYIPNVLGFLGGMDNPSPVRQADINRILGTVEETAMRTEEVSVPYVVDEAVKVTDGPFSGFSGVIEEVNAEKHKLKVMVKIFGRKTPLELGFNQVEKE; via the coding sequence ATGGCAGAGACTGGAATGAAATGGTATGTTCTGAAAGCCGTTAGCGGTAAAGAGGCTAAGGTGAAGGAGTATCTTGAGGCTTTGATGAAGAATGACAAAGTTCTGGCTGATCATGTCGGCCAGGTTTTGTTGCCTACAGAGAAGTATGCTCAGTTGCGTAATGGCAAGCGTGTCGTGAAGGAGAAGCTTTTCCTTCCTGGTTACGTGCTTGTTGAGGCGCAGCTCGACGGCGAGATCACTCATACACTTCGCTATATACCAAATGTCCTTGGCTTCCTCGGAGGTATGGACAATCCAAGCCCTGTTCGTCAGGCCGACATCAATAGAATACTCGGAACAGTCGAGGAGACTGCCATGAGAACAGAGGAAGTAAGCGTTCCTTATGTTGTTGACGAGGCTGTGAAGGTTACAGACGGCCCATTCAGCGGATTCAGTGGTGTTATTGAAGAGGTTAATGCTGAGAAGCACAAGCTGAAAGTAATGGTTAAGATCTTCGGTCGTAAGACACCGCTGGAACTAGGATTCAATCAAGTAGAGAAAGAATAA
- the secE gene encoding preprotein translocase subunit SecE gives MNKFVNYCKLCYNELAHEVTWPTRKELTQSASVVLLASLIIALVVFGLDTVFQKFMMFIYSLGA, from the coding sequence ATGAACAAGTTTGTTAATTATTGTAAGTTGTGCTACAATGAATTGGCACACGAGGTTACATGGCCTACGAGAAAAGAGTTGACACAGAGTGCTTCAGTTGTGCTCTTGGCATCTCTTATTATTGCGCTGGTGGTTTTCGGACTGGACACTGTCTTCCAGAAGTTTATGATGTTCATCTATAGTCTTGGCGCATAA
- the rplJ gene encoding 50S ribosomal protein L10: MKKEVKDTIIVELGEKLKEYSHFYLVSLTGLDAQKTSDLRRKCFKNDIKMVVVKNALLHKAFEASDIDFEPLYGCLKGNTAVMFCQTANAPAKLLKEYKTAKEEIPALKGAYAEESIFVGADKLEELVAIKSKNELIADVVALLQSPIKNVVSGLNAGGKIHGLLDAIAERNK; the protein is encoded by the coding sequence ATGAAAAAGGAAGTAAAAGATACTATCATCGTAGAGCTTGGAGAGAAACTCAAGGAGTATTCTCATTTCTACCTCGTAAGTCTTACTGGACTTGATGCACAGAAGACAAGCGACCTGCGTCGCAAGTGCTTCAAGAACGATATCAAGATGGTCGTTGTAAAGAACGCCCTCCTTCACAAAGCTTTCGAAGCTTCTGATATCGATTTCGAGCCTCTCTATGGCTGCCTTAAGGGTAACACAGCAGTAATGTTCTGCCAGACGGCAAACGCTCCTGCTAAGCTGCTCAAGGAATATAAAACAGCTAAGGAAGAGATTCCTGCATTGAAGGGTGCTTACGCTGAAGAGAGCATCTTCGTTGGCGCTGACAAGCTCGAAGAACTTGTTGCTATCAAGAGCAAGAACGAACTTATCGCCGATGTTGTGGCTCTGCTGCAGTCACCAATCAAGAATGTTGTTTCTGGCTTGAACGCCGGTGGCAAGATTCATGGTCTCCTCGACGCTATCGCTGAGCGTAACAAGTAA
- the hpf gene encoding ribosome hibernation-promoting factor, HPF/YfiA family: MEIKIKSINLDATEKLEAFIEKKIAKLEKSYEDIQKVEVQLKVVKPATALNKATSVTVTIPGMSPVFVEKVNDTFEEGIDHCVDALKVQLQKIKEKSRNY; encoded by the coding sequence ATGGAAATTAAGATTAAGTCGATCAATCTCGACGCTACCGAGAAGTTAGAGGCATTTATCGAAAAGAAAATTGCCAAGTTAGAAAAGTCGTACGAAGATATTCAGAAAGTAGAGGTGCAATTGAAGGTTGTAAAACCTGCAACAGCCTTGAACAAAGCAACGAGCGTTACGGTAACGATACCAGGAATGTCTCCTGTTTTTGTAGAGAAGGTAAACGACACTTTTGAGGAAGGAATAGACCACTGTGTCGATGCGTTGAAGGTTCAACTACAGAAAATTAAGGAAAAATCGAGAAATTACTAA
- a CDS encoding tyrosine-type recombinase/integrase, whose amino-acid sequence MIDQFLNYLRFERNRSMLTVERYEKSLRNFEKYFEGLDDNLTWATVDADLIRGWMETMVDKGMKATSVNADLAAIRTFYKFALARKLVDHDPAWQVTGPKKQKPLPQFLKERDMEKLLDEQNWEDNYIDVRARTIILLFYEAGIRRAELVGLDDKDVDLEARQLKVTGKRNKQRIVPFGEELASELKRYVEVRDREAVRRSSAFFVGKHGERITAAKVYEIVKKHLSMVTSMKKRSPHVLRHTFATALLNNGAGLEGVRQLLGHESLQTTEIYTHTTFEQLKRVYKDAHPRGDE is encoded by the coding sequence ATGATTGACCAGTTCCTGAACTATCTGCGCTTCGAACGTAACAGAAGCATGCTGACGGTGGAACGCTACGAGAAAAGTCTTCGCAACTTTGAGAAGTACTTTGAAGGACTGGACGACAATCTGACATGGGCTACTGTTGATGCCGATCTCATCAGAGGATGGATGGAGACGATGGTGGACAAAGGTATGAAGGCCACATCGGTGAATGCTGACCTTGCCGCCATCAGAACATTCTACAAGTTTGCACTGGCTCGAAAGCTTGTTGACCACGATCCTGCCTGGCAGGTGACAGGTCCGAAGAAGCAAAAGCCGCTACCGCAGTTCCTGAAGGAACGCGATATGGAAAAGCTGCTTGACGAGCAGAACTGGGAAGATAATTATATAGATGTACGTGCGCGTACAATTATATTATTATTCTATGAAGCCGGAATTCGTAGAGCAGAGTTGGTGGGACTTGATGATAAGGACGTGGATCTGGAGGCGCGCCAGTTGAAAGTGACTGGTAAGCGTAACAAACAGCGAATCGTTCCCTTCGGTGAGGAACTGGCATCAGAGTTGAAACGTTATGTTGAGGTGCGTGACCGCGAGGCAGTGAGACGGTCGAGTGCGTTCTTTGTAGGAAAGCACGGCGAGAGAATAACTGCCGCAAAGGTGTACGAAATCGTAAAGAAGCATCTGTCGATGGTGACGTCGATGAAGAAACGCTCACCCCACGTACTGAGACATACGTTCGCAACGGCACTGCTGAACAACGGTGCGGGTCTTGAAGGAGTGAGGCAGCTCTTGGGACACGAGAGTCTGCAGACCACAGAGATCTATACGCACACAACGTTCGAGCAGTTGAAACGAGTTTACAAAGATGCTCACCCAAGAGGTGATGAATGA
- the rplL gene encoding 50S ribosomal protein L7/L12: MADIKAIAEELVNLTVKEVNELATVLKDEYGIEPAAAAVAVAAGPAAGGAAAAAEEKTSFDVVLKDAGANKLKVVKAIKEACGLGLKEAKDLVDGAPATVKEGMSKDEAENLKKTIEAEGAVVELK; encoded by the coding sequence ATGGCAGATATTAAAGCTATCGCAGAAGAGTTGGTAAACCTTACTGTGAAAGAAGTTAACGAGTTGGCAACAGTCCTGAAGGACGAGTATGGAATTGAGCCTGCTGCTGCAGCCGTTGCAGTAGCTGCTGGTCCTGCAGCAGGTGGCGCAGCTGCCGCTGCTGAGGAGAAGACATCTTTCGACGTAGTTCTGAAGGATGCAGGCGCAAACAAGCTGAAGGTTGTTAAGGCTATCAAGGAAGCTTGTGGTCTTGGCCTGAAGGAAGCTAAGGATCTCGTAGACGGCGCTCCTGCAACTGTTAAGGAAGGCATGTCTAAGGACGAGGCTGAGAACCTGAAGAAGACTATCGAGGCTGAGGGTGCAGTAGTTGAGCTGAAGTAA
- the tuf gene encoding elongation factor Tu → MAKETFVRTKPHVNIGTIGHVDHGKTTLTAAITTVLAKQGLSEVKSFDQIDNAPEEKERGITINTAHVEYETAKRHYAHVDCPGHADYVKNMVTGAAQMDGAILVVAATDGPMPQTREHVLLARQVNVPRLVVFLNKCDMVDDEEMLELVEMEVREILEQYEFEEDTPIIRGSALGALNGVEKWEKKVMELMDTCDTWIQEPPRATDKPFLMPVEDVFSITGRGTVATGRIETGVIHVGDAVELLGLGEDKNSVVTGVEMFRKLLDEGQAGDNVGLLLRGIDKNEIKRGMVLCHPGQIKPFKKFKASIYVLKKEEGGRHTPFGNKYRPQFYLRTMDCTGEIHLPEGVEMVMPGDNVEITVELIYAVALNKGLRFAIREGGRTVGSGQITEVYED, encoded by the coding sequence ATGGCAAAAGAAACCTTTGTGCGCACCAAACCGCACGTAAACATTGGTACTATCGGTCACGTTGACCACGGTAAGACAACTCTGACTGCTGCTATCACCACCGTTCTGGCTAAGCAGGGTCTTTCTGAAGTTAAGTCGTTCGATCAGATCGACAACGCTCCCGAGGAGAAGGAGCGCGGTATCACCATTAATACCGCTCACGTTGAGTATGAGACCGCTAAGCGTCACTACGCTCACGTTGACTGCCCGGGCCACGCTGACTATGTGAAGAACATGGTAACTGGTGCTGCTCAGATGGATGGTGCTATCCTCGTTGTTGCTGCTACTGATGGTCCTATGCCTCAGACTCGTGAGCACGTTCTGCTCGCTCGTCAGGTAAACGTTCCTCGTCTGGTTGTTTTCCTGAACAAGTGTGATATGGTTGATGATGAGGAAATGCTTGAGCTCGTTGAGATGGAGGTTCGTGAGATCCTCGAGCAGTACGAGTTCGAAGAGGATACCCCAATCATCCGTGGTTCTGCACTCGGCGCTCTGAACGGCGTAGAGAAGTGGGAGAAAAAGGTTATGGAGCTGATGGATACCTGCGATACATGGATTCAGGAGCCTCCACGTGCTACCGACAAGCCTTTCTTGATGCCTGTTGAGGACGTATTCTCAATCACTGGCCGTGGTACTGTTGCTACAGGTCGTATCGAGACTGGTGTTATCCACGTTGGTGACGCTGTTGAGCTGCTCGGTCTTGGTGAGGATAAGAACTCAGTTGTAACTGGTGTTGAGATGTTCCGCAAGCTCCTCGATGAGGGTCAGGCTGGTGACAACGTAGGTCTGCTGCTCCGCGGTATCGATAAGAACGAGATCAAGCGTGGTATGGTACTCTGCCACCCAGGACAGATCAAGCCATTCAAGAAGTTCAAGGCTTCAATCTACGTTCTGAAGAAGGAAGAGGGTGGTCGTCACACTCCATTCGGAAACAAGTATCGTCCACAGTTCTACCTCCGCACAATGGACTGCACAGGTGAGATTCACCTCCCAGAGGGCGTTGAGATGGTAATGCCTGGTGATAACGTAGAGATCACTGTTGAGCTGATCTACGCTGTTGCACTGAACAAGGGTCTCCGTTTCGCTATCCGCGAAGGTGGTCGTACCGTTGGTTCTGGTCAGATCACAGAGGTATACGAAGACTAA